GATCTGCTCTATCTTGAGCTTAAGGGATTAAAACTTGCTATTTCACCGCAGCTCCATTTATTTAAAATGTTAATACTCCATTTTCATCTTTTATAATTTGAAGTATTTCTTCTTCATTTCCATTTTCAGCATTTATATATACTATAAAATCGGAGTCTTTATATTTTCCTTTAAACTCATAACATAGAACCTCTCCCTTGCCTTTCGGTATCATAGCCAATCTAATGGAATCAATATCAAAGTCTACCTTTACTTTTTTTCTAGCTTCATCTTCTGTAAGCTTAACTTTAGCAGGTATAGTCCTATCCTGATGGTTAACTAAATAGGTAGCAGCATCAAAACCTACTATCTCACCATTATCTAGAGCCACCTTTACCTTAACAAGGTCTGGGTAGATAGTAACTTTATCTTCTTTGTAAGCAAAGTTATAAATACCTATATTGTCATATCTTAAAGAGTAATTAGGTTCCATATTTTTATAACCTTTTTCTTCTAGAAATTTTAAAGCCCTATCTTGCCCTTGTTCCATATTTAATTTATTTTTCCCTACAGACCTTGCATTTGCCATCCATACTACTTTTCCTCCAGTTTTAGAGACTCCTATATAAGAAGCTCTATCTTTTGTAGTATTTTCTGGAGTAATCTTATAGGTATAGGATGGGATTTTTGCTGTAGTATCTATATCTTCTCCTTCCTCAAAAGGTTCTATTTTTGAAACCTTTTTATAGCCTAAGAACTTTGTAGCTGTTTTTTCTCCTTGTTTAGAAGTTATTTTTTTATCTCCCAATCCTTTAGGCTTTTTGTTCATTACCTGTTCTGAAAAAGGCCCATCATATATTAATGTAGGAGTTTTACCCATAGTTTTTTCTAAGTTTATAATACTAGTTTGAAAAGTCTTTTGATTTGCTTCATCTATTTTTCTCTGTTGTCTAGTACTAGTTCTTTTTCCTGCAAAATCATTTTCTGCAATTTTATCTTGTAATTTTGCAAATTCAGAGTTAAAAGCTGCAGAATTTTTCTGTAAATTAATTAAATTTTCTCTTTGTTTGTTTGTAAGATCTTTTCCATTTAAATGGCTTTGTATAAGAGAATAACTATAATCTGCCGCTTGAGTTAAAAATTTTTGAGTCTTACTTATATCTGACTGTGATACTGGTATTTGAGCTAATTTATCCTGAGCAAAATAGGCCTCGTTCATTATTTGAGATAGTAATAAAACATTTTGTTCCCTTGACTGAGATAATAATGCTTTAGATAGGGACACTTGAACATTCTCCACATGTTTTCTAGTATCAAAATACAGTCTTTGATAATGATTAGTTAAGGAGGTCCTATATTCATTTTTTGCTACATTTTCATTATAGCCCCACACAAGGGATATTACTAGAACTAAACCTAATATTGATGGTATAATCCATTCTCTTCTCTTCATTTTCTTTCCTCCTTATAGTCCAAACCAATGTTTACCAATTTTCAAAGTTACTTTTCTAGACCAAATCCATTTACTAGTAGCAGTAGCTGGATTCCAATAATATAAAGTTCCATAAGTTGGATCCCATCCATTTAGGGCATCTCGAGCAGCTTTTAATGAGTCTTTGTTAGGAGGTAGATTCATTTGTCCATCAGCTACAGCTGTAAATGCTAAGGGTTGGTAAATTACCCCTGCTATAGTATTGGGAAAAGAAGGACTCTTTACCCTATTTAATATTACAGCCCCTACTGCTACTTGACCTATATAAGGTTCTCCTCTAGCTTCTGCATGAATACATCTTGCCATTAACCATTCATCACCACTTCTATTTATACCTGAATTAGAAGTACCTTGAGCTTGAGAAGTTAGTTGTAAACCCATAGCTGCAGCAGTACCAGGTCCAACTACTCCATCTACCTTTAATCCATTCTTCTTTTGGAATCTAATAACTGCTCTATAAGTTCTGGCTCCATAGACTCCATCTACATTTCCTTCATAATACTTCCAGTTTCGTAGTTTCCACTGAACATTTTTTACATCTTGACCTCTAGAACCCCAGTACAATGCCCTAGGTCCCAAAAGCATTTCATAATTTGAAATAGTCTCTATCGGAAATTGTTTAGGTTCATAAAACATAAATATCGAAAGAAAAATTAACACAAATACACTAGTTATTAAAAAAGTCTTTTTCAATGTATTCCTCCTTCTAAAAAAGTATTTTCTATATTTTTTGTAATATATCAATTTTTATACATAAGACTATAATTTTGTTTTTTATAATAGTCAAAAATAAAAAAAGGAGAGAAAACTCTCCCTTTATTCAACAGTCATTTCCACTAAATGATCCTTTGTCTTTTCAAACATTTCTACTACTTTAGATTTTAATTTTATAGTATTTTCTTCTTCCTCCCTTTTTAACTCTACTGGCTCTGGAACCCCTATGGTTTCTATAGCATCCGTCTCTTCTGTCTCTTCCACTTTTTCTTCCGATTCTATTTTAGACTTTTCTTCAAATTCTTCTTCATGAATTATCCTTTCCGTATCTTCCTCTATATTAGCTGGTACTCCGTGAGTAATATCTATGAAACATAAAGGTGGAAACATAACGCACCACCAATTTTTCCCTTTTCCTTCTCCTATAGTTAGTTTTAAAGCTTCATAGTCACCTGATGGAAATACCATATCCCCATAACTTCTTGTTGGAAATTGATCCCTTTCTAAGCTAACAGCTACTTCATAGTCTTTTCCTTCTTTTTTTATTTCTTCTTCTGCAATTTCTTTAATATTATCTAAGTTTTCTAAAATAATTTTCCTAGATTCTTTAATGGAATGGGAAGTCTCAAATTTGTCCCCTATTTGATCTAGTATTTCATCTCTAATTCGTAATTTTAGGGCTTGATCTTCTTCATCATCGCTGTTAGCCTTTATATGAAATCTAATAATCTGTTCTTTAAAAGTATTTTCGTGGGCCTTTTTCTCTTTTACATAAGGATGAATTAAAAATGCAATACTTATTATAAATGCGGACAATAAGAGTATTAATTTTTTATGTTTCATATTTTCACTCCTTTATATTTTTCTAGTATTAATAAGTATTGACAATATTTTGTTTTTTTATTCCTATTTAGTAACTCCTGTCCTTCTTACTTTTGATGTAACATTAATTTCAAAATCTACAGTAACAAAAATTTCATCCCAGTCTTTACCCACATCTTCCCAAACCTTTGGATGATGCTTACTTAAATATTCACCTATACCAAAAATATCTGCCTTATGATAAGTTTGCATATGATGAACTAGCTTTTCTGCTTCTTCTTTTAATTTTTTTTCTACTTCCCTTTCTACCTTTTCAATAAAATCATCCTGAAAAGTGTTTTTTCCTCCTTCAAAGGTATACTGTTGAATATATCCTTCTGTATGTATATCAAAACTCGCTTTTATTTTCTCATCCTCTAATGAAACATCATTTTTAGCTTTTACTCCCGTAATAACATAAGATACCGTAAAGTCTTCTACAGAAACATCTATTAATTCAGTTTTTACTTTACTCTTCATCATTGCTAAAGTTCTATTTTCCTCTTCTCCAATCCAACCTATTAGTTTATAGTCTCTCAGTATTGCTGCTCCCGAAATTACAAGGTCATCTTTTACTTTCTTTACTTTTGGAGCTAAAGTTACATCACTAATATCAAACTCTTTCGTTAGCCTAGTTAAAGTTTGGGGAGTAAACCTAGAGGACTGGGAATTATTTTCAATAACATCATTTAAATATGCTCCAGTTATAGGTTCCTGTTTTGGTTTTATTTCTAATATCTCTTTTGCAGTACCATCTGTTACTGCTATTTTTACATTTCTATTAATTCTTGAATCTCTATTTAACCCATCTAAAACCTGCTTAACTAAATCCTCATGTTTTAAAAATTCCTCTCCTATAACGATTACTTTTAAATGCTTAAAATAGAAAGGTTTATCTATCCTCGTAGCCAAATGTCTACTAGAATCAAATAAAGTTTGAGATACTGTAGAAACTACAAAACGTTCTTCTTTTTGAGTCGGCTCCTTACCCAAAGCATATATATTAGGATAAACATAGGTAACTATATAATTCCCTTCTCCTTCTTTGCCTTCTTCATTAAAATCTATACCTATACTACTTACAAATATTCTTTGATTTATTTCTTCCATGTCCCAACAACCTACTAATATGATACTTAAACAAATCAAGAACAAAATAAAAAGTGATTTTTTGCTCATAATTTTTCTCTCCTATTTTTCACTTTATTTATAACAAATAAAATAATTGGGAAAATAACTGCAGATATGACTCCTGTTATGTTTACAAATTTACCCATATATTTATATACATCTCTTAAGTTTTGAGGCAAAATAGAAATTATATATACAATAGGAATTAAAGCGGTGACAAAATAATCATGTTTTTTAGTATTAAACAAATTGGATAGAATTATTCCTGAGACATGAAAAGCAGGTCCCATAGTCCCAAATATTACCACAACCCATATTGCCATTACTATTCCATCTAAGTTTTCAATAAAGAGCCCAGGAAAACCTATTTCTCTTGTTAATACTAAAGAGGGCCATATTTGTCTTTTTAATTCATTTATTCCAAACTGAGATAAAGTAATGAAAAAGAATAATAAATAAATTATTAGTATATCTACTATGGCATATATACTATATTTTAAACTTTCTTCAGGCTTTTCTACATTCCCCATAGCTATAAGCCCAATCTCATAACCTCCATAAGCAAAAAATGCAATTGGAATACTTCTCAGCATAGGTTTCAACTTTATATTTGCTAAAGGATGTATGTTGGAAAAATCCGTTCCTGGTATTGAAAATATAACTACTCCAACTGCTGTAACTAGTATTATGGGGTAGATTATAAGAGCCATACGACTTATATCCACTATTTTACTTCTTCCTAAATAGGAAGTGACCCAAAGCATAGTAATTATTATAATTCCTATAGGTGTGGTTTCCAATAAGAATACTTTTATTACTGCCC
The DNA window shown above is from Tissierellales bacterium and carries:
- a CDS encoding Ger(x)C family spore germination protein; this encodes MSKKSLFILFLICLSIILVGCWDMEEINQRIFVSSIGIDFNEEGKEGEGNYIVTYVYPNIYALGKEPTQKEERFVVSTVSQTLFDSSRHLATRIDKPFYFKHLKVIVIGEEFLKHEDLVKQVLDGLNRDSRINRNVKIAVTDGTAKEILEIKPKQEPITGAYLNDVIENNSQSSRFTPQTLTRLTKEFDISDVTLAPKVKKVKDDLVISGAAILRDYKLIGWIGEEENRTLAMMKSKVKTELIDVSVEDFTVSYVITGVKAKNDVSLEDEKIKASFDIHTEGYIQQYTFEGGKNTFQDDFIEKVEREVEKKLKEEAEKLVHHMQTYHKADIFGIGEYLSKHHPKVWEDVGKDWDEIFVTVDFEINVTSKVRRTGVTK
- a CDS encoding endospore germination permease, yielding MKGKSKVSNRQIKALIVSVVIGIGILSLPSDLAEIVENGGWFSIILGGILTIPIIMIFNSLNLMYPGKIYFEFGKEIVPPFIFNIMSFIFLVYLVGILTFSVRIFGAVIKVFLLETTPIGIIIITMLWVTSYLGRSKIVDISRMALIIYPIILVTAVGVVIFSIPGTDFSNIHPLANIKLKPMLRSIPIAFFAYGGYEIGLIAMGNVEKPEESLKYSIYAIVDILIIYLLFFFITLSQFGINELKRQIWPSLVLTREIGFPGLFIENLDGIVMAIWVVVIFGTMGPAFHVSGIILSNLFNTKKHDYFVTALIPIVYIISILPQNLRDVYKYMGKFVNITGVISAVIFPIILFVINKVKNRREKL
- the spoIIR gene encoding stage II sporulation protein R, with the protein product MKHKKLILLLSAFIISIAFLIHPYVKEKKAHENTFKEQIIRFHIKANSDDEEDQALKLRIRDEILDQIGDKFETSHSIKESRKIILENLDNIKEIAEEEIKKEGKDYEVAVSLERDQFPTRSYGDMVFPSGDYEALKLTIGEGKGKNWWCVMFPPLCFIDITHGVPANIEEDTERIIHEEEFEEKSKIESEEKVEETEETDAIETIGVPEPVELKREEEENTIKLKSKVVEMFEKTKDHLVEMTVE
- the ypeB gene encoding germination protein YpeB; amino-acid sequence: MKRREWIIPSILGLVLVISLVWGYNENVAKNEYRTSLTNHYQRLYFDTRKHVENVQVSLSKALLSQSREQNVLLLSQIMNEAYFAQDKLAQIPVSQSDISKTQKFLTQAADYSYSLIQSHLNGKDLTNKQRENLINLQKNSAAFNSEFAKLQDKIAENDFAGKRTSTRQQRKIDEANQKTFQTSIINLEKTMGKTPTLIYDGPFSEQVMNKKPKGLGDKKITSKQGEKTATKFLGYKKVSKIEPFEEGEDIDTTAKIPSYTYKITPENTTKDRASYIGVSKTGGKVVWMANARSVGKNKLNMEQGQDRALKFLEEKGYKNMEPNYSLRYDNIGIYNFAYKEDKVTIYPDLVKVKVALDNGEIVGFDAATYLVNHQDRTIPAKVKLTEDEARKKVKVDFDIDSIRLAMIPKGKGEVLCYEFKGKYKDSDFIVYINAENGNEEEILQIIKDENGVLTF
- the sleB gene encoding spore cortex-lytic enzyme, whose translation is MKKTFLITSVFVLIFLSIFMFYEPKQFPIETISNYEMLLGPRALYWGSRGQDVKNVQWKLRNWKYYEGNVDGVYGARTYRAVIRFQKKNGLKVDGVVGPGTAAAMGLQLTSQAQGTSNSGINRSGDEWLMARCIHAEARGEPYIGQVAVGAVILNRVKSPSFPNTIAGVIYQPLAFTAVADGQMNLPPNKDSLKAARDALNGWDPTYGTLYYWNPATATSKWIWSRKVTLKIGKHWFGL